CGTGCCCACCATCTTCAACACCCTCGGGCCTCTGCTTTCGCCCGGACGCCCGGAGTTTCAAATTATGGGCATTGCCAACCCTCGGTTGGGCCAATTAATTGCCGAGACCATGAAGGAGCTCGGGCGCGGCCGCGCCCTCGTGGTCCACGGCGCCGGCACCGACGAAATCGCGCTGCACGGGGACACGCTCGTGTGGGAACTCACCCGGCACGGCGCGATCGAGCAGTACACCGTCACGCCCGAGGACCTCGGCCTGCCACGCTACACCCTGGGGCAGCTCGCCGGCGGCGACGGCCCCGCCAACGCCGCCGCAATGCGCGCGACCTTCGGGGGGGAGGGCCCGGACGCGCACCGCGACGCGATCGCCGCCTCCGCGGGCGCAATGTTCTACCTCTACGGCGCGGCCGACACACTGGCCGCCGGGGCGGCCCACGCGCTCGAGCTCATCTCCGGCGGCGCGGTGCAAAAGTGGCTCGAGACGCACGAGGAGGCCGATTACAGTGCCTAACATGCCCACGGTCCTGGAGGGTATCGTCCAGGCGCGTTACCGTCACCTTGACGAAATTAAACGGCGCATTGCCCACGTCGACCCGGCGACGCTGCCGCGCTCCGAGCGCTCCCTGTACGGCAATCTCGCCCGCCCTGGGGCGCAGTACATCATGGAGTGCAAGGCGGCCTCGCCCTCCCTCGGCGTCATCCGCGCGCACTACGAGCCGGGGGAGATCGCCGCGACCTACTCGCGCTACGCCGCAGGCATCTCGGTGCTCTGCGAGCCCGAGCGCTTCGGCGGGGACTACGACCACCTGGCCACCGTCGCCGCCACGACGCACCTGCCCGTGCTGTGCAAGGACTTCATCGTCGACCCGGTGCAGGTCCACGCCGCGCGCTACTTCGGGGCTGACGCCATCCTGCTCATGCTCAGCGTCCTCGATGACGCGACCTACGGCGAGCTCGCGGGCGAGGCGAAGCGCCTGGGCATGGACGTGCTGACGGAAGTGATCGACGAGGAGGAAGCCCGCCGCGCCGAGCGCCTGGGCGCGCGGATCGTGGGCATCAACCACCGAAACCTCCACGACCTCTCCATCGACCTTGAGCGCTCCGCGCGCCTCGCGCCGCTCGTCGCCGAGGGGACGCTGGTGGTCTCGGAGTCCGGGATCCGCGACGCCGAGACCGTGCGCCGCCTCGGTGGGCACTCCGATGGCTTCCTCGTCGGCTCGCAGCTCACGGGCCAGCCCGACGTGGATCTCGCGGCGCGCTCTCTCGTGTACGGCGCCAACAAGGTCTGCGGGTTGACAACCTGGAGTGCCGCCCAGGCCGCCCGCGCCGCCGGCGCCGTGTACGGCGGGCTCGTGTTCGAGGAGTCCTCGCCGCGCAATGTTTCACGTGAAACATCGGCGGACATTGTCGCGCACGAGCCGAACCTGCGCTACGTCGCGGTCTCCCGCCGCACCACCGGGTGGGACGAGCTGGTGCAGGACGGCGTGGTCGCCGCACAGGTCCACGCCCCCTACCAGGGTTCGATCGAGGCGGAGGTCGACCTCGTGCGCCGCGTGCGCGCCGAGGTAGGGGAGGGGACCGAGGTGTGGCGCGCCGTCTCCATGACGGAACCCGAGGGGGCGCAAGTGGCCACGGCGCTGCTTGGCGACGTCGATAAGCTTGTGCTCGACGCGCACGACGGCGGCTCCGGCGAGGCCTTTGACTGGGCCGAGGTGCCCGAGGAGGTCAAGGACTCCGCGCTCCTCGCCGGCGGGATCGGGCCCGCAAACGCCGAGACGGCGCTGCGCGTCGGGTGCGCGGGGCTGGACCTCAATTCCGGCGTGGAGTACCCCGGCCAGCCCGGGCGCAAGGACGCCGCCGCGATCCGCGCGGCCTTTCAGACGATACGAAACTTCCACTACTAAAGAGGCACAACCATGACTGATAACGCGCACGGCGGGCGGACCATCTTGCCCGCGTACTACGGCGAATTCGGCGGGCAGTACGTCCCCGAGTCGCTCCTTCCCGCCCTCGACCAGCTGGAGCGGGCATTCGTCGAGGCGTGGGAGGACCCCGCCTTCATGGCGGAGTACCGCGGGCTGCTGCGTGACTACCTCGGCCGGCCGACGCCGCTCACCGAGTGCCGCAACCTGCCGCGCGGCGACAGCCCCGCCCGGATCTTCCTCAAGCGCGAGGACCTCGTCCACGGCGGTGCCCACAAGACGAACCAGGTGATCGGGCAGGCGTTGCTGGCGAAGCAGATGGGCAAGAAGCGGATCATCGCCGAGACAGGCGCCGGCCAACACGGCACCGCGACCGCGCTGGCCTGCGCGCTGCTCGGGCTGGAGTGCGTGATCTACATGGGCATCAAAGACATGGCGCGGCAGGAGCCCAACGTCTTCCGCATGCGCCTCATGGGCGCCGAGGTCGTGGGGGTCGACTCAGGCTCGGGCACTCTGAAGGACGCCGTCAACGAGGCGCTGCGCGACTGGACGGCCACCTTCCACGAGTCCCACTACCTCCTGGGCACGGCGGCCGGGCCGCACCCCTTCCCGGTGATAGTCAAGGAGTTCCACCGGGTGATCTCCACCGAGGCGCGCGCACAGCTCCTCGAGCGCACCGGCACTCTGCCCGACGCCGTCGTGGCCTGCGTCGGTGGCGGCTCCAACGCGATCGGGATGTTCGCGGACTTCATTGACGATGAAGGCGTCGAGCTCATCGGCACCGAGCCCGGGGGAGAGGGCGTGGGCGTGGGCAGGCACGGGGCCGCCATCGCCGCGGGCACCGTCGGCATCCTCCACGGCACGCGTTCCTACCTCATGCGCGACGCCGATGGGCAGGTGGAGGAGTCCTATTCCATCTCCGCCGGGCTGGATTACCCGGCGGTGGGCCCCGAGCACGCCCACCTCGCCTCGACCGGGCGCGCGCAGTACGTGCCGGTGACCGACGAGGACGCGCTGCGGGCCTTCCAGCTGCTCTCCACCTACGAGGGCATCATCCCCGCGCTCGAGTCCTCGCACGCCCTGGCCTACGCTCTCGCGCGCGCCGAGCGGGCCACCGAGCCGGAAACCATCCTGGTCTCCCTTTCGGGGCGCGGCGACAAGGACGTCGAGCACGTGCGCGCCACACTCGACGAGCACCCCGACTGGATCATCGACACCGCCACCGCACGCGAGAGGAAGGACTAGACATGTCGCGCTACAAGGAAACATTCGCCGCGCTCAAAGACAAGGGGGAGGGCGCCTTCGTGCCCTTCCTCATGCTCGGCGACCCGAACCCGGACGACGCCCTCGAAGTCGTCCGCGCCGTCGTGGAGGCGGGCGCCGACGCCCTCGAGCTCGGCGTGCCCTTCTCGGACCCCGTCGCGGACGGCCCCAGCATCCAGAAGGCGCACATCCGCGCCCTCGAGAGCGGCTGCACCGTCGACGCGGCCCTTGAGCAGGTGCGCGCCATCCGCGCGGAGTTCCCCGACCTGCCCATCGGCATGCTCATCTACGCCAACGTGGCCTACGTGCGCGGCCTCGACTCCTTCTACCGCGAGTTCGCAGAGGCCGGGGCGGACAGCATTCTGCTTCCCGACGTCCCCGTGCGCGAGGGCGGGCCCTTCAGCGCCGCGGCCGGAAAACACGGCATCGACCCCATCTACATCGCCCCGGCCAAAGCCTCCGCAGCCACGCTCGAGGGGGTGGCGGCGCGCTCGCGCGGCTACATCTACGCCATCTCCCGCGACGGCGTGACCGGCACCGAGCGCGCCTCTTCCGTCGAGGGGCTGCGCGAGGTGGTCGACAACGTGGCGCGCTACGGCGGCGCGCCGGTGCTGCTCGGCTTCGGCATTTCCCGGCCGGAGCACGTGCGGGCGGCGATCCAGGCGGGCGCGGCCGGCGCGATCACGGGCTCGGCGATCGCCTCCATCATCGAGCGCCACACATCCGAGGGCGCGGACATGGAGGCGCTGAAAGAGGCGTTGCGCACATTTGTCTCCGAGATGAAGAACGCCACCCGCTAGCGCACTAGTATCAATGGCCATGACCTGCTCACGTCGTCTTTTCCTCATCGGTACCGCTTCCACCTTCGCAGGCGCCTTCCTCGCGGCCTGCGGGAGAGACCCCTCGGAGGAGGTGGCCAAGACGGAGGTCCCCGTCGGCAGCGCAGTCATCCTCGACCGCGTGATCATCGCGCAGCCGAACGAGGGCGAGTTCATCGCCTACTCCGCCAGCTGCCCCCACCAGTTCCAGAAGATTACCCAGGTGCAGGGCGACACGGTGCGCTGCACGGCCCACGGCTCGATCTTCAGCATCGCCGACGGCGAGGTCCTCGGCGGGCCCGCGATGCGGGGGATGCGCGAGATCAGCCTGCGCGAGGAGGGCGAGCGCCTCGTGGCCACAGACACGGAGGCGTAGCCGCGGGCGCGGGGTTCGTACACTAATCCCATGCCCGTACCTTCCTTCCTCAAAGACCTCCTCGTCCAGGGGATCCTCGTCGCCATCGTGCTGGCGGTGCTGCTGCCCGCCCGCGGCACCTTTGCCGAGGTGTTCGACATCGCCACCAAGGTGGCCATCGCCCTGCTGTTCTTCCTCTACGGCGCGCGCCTGTCCACGCGCGAAGCCCTGCGCGGGCTGACCCACTGGAAGCTGCACCTGGTCATCCTCGGCTTCACCTTCCTCGTCTACCCGCTTATTGGCCTGGCGCTGCGCCCGACGACGGCGTTCATTTCCGACCAGCTCTACCAGGGCATCCTCTACGCCATGCTCGTGCCCTCCACGGTGCAGTCCTCCGTGGCGCTGACGGGCATCGCGCGCGGCAACGTCTCCGGCGCGGTCGTCGCCGCGAGCCTGTCGAGCATGGTGGGCGTCCTTGTCACTCCGCTGCTTGTCATGCTGCTCATGGGCGCGGGGGAGGGCATTCATGTCGACGCCACCGTCTTCCTCAACATCGGGTTGCAGCTGCTACTGCCCTTCGTGCTCGGCCAAGTCGCGCACAACCTCGTCCCGCGGGCCGGAGAGATCGCCGGAGCGAGGGCCACGAAGATCGTCGACCGCGGGTCGATCTGGATGGTTGTCTACGCCGCCTTCTCGCAGGGCGTCGTCTCGGGGGTCTGGGGCGAGGTGCAGGTCTGGGAGATCGTCCTCCTCGTTGTCCTCGCCTTCCTGCTCGTCTACGTCATGCTCGGCCTCACCAAGGTCACCGCGAACGCCCTGAGCTTCTCCTACCGGGACCGCGTGGCCATCCAGATGTGCGGGACGCAGAAGTCGCTGGCCGCCGGCCTGCCGATGGCCAGCGTCATCTTCGGCGGGGCGTCGCTCGGCATCCTCATCGTGCCGCTCATGATCTACCACCTGGTCCAGCTCATCGTCTGCTCGGCGAAGGCGGCGCGCTACGCTCGTCAGGAGTAAGCACGCCAGCGATAAGGAGATGTTTCACGTGAAACACTACGTCCGCATCCTCTACGAGGTGCCCGACCTCGGGGCCCAGCTGCTCAACGTCGCCGAGCTGGAGGAGATCTCGCCCGCGCAGTGCACCATGGTGCGGATGATTGAGCTCGACCCCGCCGAGACCATCACCGGGGCCTACGCTAAGGGGCGCGTTCACGGCCAGGCGAACGAGCCGGCCGAGGTCGTGCCTCACCCGGACTCCTACGCCGCCTTCGACGGGATCACCGCGACCGAGCTCAGCGCCGAAGAGTTCGAGGGACTCTGGGCCGACGCGCGGGCGAAGTTCCCCTCGCTGTAGCGGCTAAAACACGAGGTTCACCAGCGCCATATAGAACAGCGTCCCGGTGAACACGGATAGGGCGGCCGAGCGCCGCCAGGCGTGCACCGCCAACGTGAAGGCCACCGCGATGAGGGCGGCGGCGATGCCCCCGGGCAGGACTTGGGCGTCGAGAAGCGTGTAGACGACGAGCACCGTCATCACCCCGACGGGCATGTACGCGCCGAGGAACTCGGTCAGCGGGCTGCCCTTGAACAGGCGCAGGAAGGGGAAGGGGAGCGCACGCAGGGCGAGCGTGACCAGGCCGACGGGGATGAGCACAGCCGCGACCGCGGCCAAAGAGACCCCATCAGGCAGACCCATTTACCGCACCTCCCAGCGCAAGGCGTTGTCCACGCGCGGCACCCAGAAGCGCACGAGCAGGAGCACGAAGTACGCGCTCAGCGCCACCATGAGCACGTTGGCGGGGGTGAGCAGGGCGCACAGCGCCCCGATCCCCCCGGCGATCAGCACCGCGGAGATGTCCCGTGAGGACACAAACGCCTCGTAGGCCAGAACGACGAACAGGGCGGTGAGGGCGAAGCCCAGGCCCTCCAGGTCCTCCGGCAGGGCGCGCCCCGAGACCGCGCCGAGGGTACTCGAGGCCACCCAGATCGCCTGGCACATGATCTGGGTGGTCAAAAGCCACGTCCCGGAGCGGACGGGGCGCACGGAGGCGATGGCGTAGGCTTCGTCGATCAGCGCGTAGGTGGAGTACGCCTTGCCCAGCGGCGAGGAAATCAGGTGGCGCGGATAGGTCAGGCCGTAAAAAATGTGGCGGAAGTTCACCATAAAACCCGTCACCAGCGCTGACAGGGGGCCGACGCCGCTCAAGATCATGTTGAGCGCGAGAAACTCCATCGAACCGGCGTAAATGACGATGGAGAAGATCGGGGCCCACCACCACGCGAAACCCGACTGCGTGATCAGCAGGCCGAGCGCGAGACCCAGCGGGATCAGGCCGAAGGCGACGGGCCAGGCGTCCCTAACGCCGGCGCGGATCTCGCCGCCGCGGGAAGCCCCGGCGGAAGTGTTCATGGCGGGCTCCCTAGCTGTCCTGGATGTCGGCGGGAAACGTGGAAAAAAGAGGCAGGGGCATTGCTTGGCGACGCATCACGTCGCCCCACAGATCCGCCGCGGCGGGCGCCACCACGTCCGAGGGCAGCGCGGGGGCGACGAACCAATCGCCGCGCTCGATCTCCCCGTCGAGCTGCCCCGGCTCCCACTGCGCGGTGCCCACGAAGATACGCACCCCCTCAAGCGCGTCGCCCACCTCGAGCGGGTGGGCGTGCAGGTCCAGGTGAACCAGGCGGTTGGCCAGCCGGGTGAACTGCGAGTACTCCTCGATGGCCACGCCGTTTTTGGTCACGCCCACCGCCACGCCGGCCTGGGGGCGCACCGGCCCGCCGAGGTAGAGCGCGCGCGGCGCGGCCACGAGCGCCTCCCACTCGGGCAGCACGTTCTGCACCGCCACGTCGGTGCGCCGGTTGAGCACCACCCCCAGCGTCCCGGCGGCGGAGTGCCCAAGGACGAGCACGACGGTGCGCGCGAACTCATCGGAGCCCATCCCGGGCGCCGCGACGAGAAGCGAGCCGGCCTCGGGCTCGCTGCGCTCCAGCGCGTTGAACAGTCGATCGGCGTAGAAGAACTCAGGCATTTTCGGCCTCCCACCACTTCTTCAGCTCGGCCACGGCCTCCTCGTGGTCCAGCTCGCCGCGCTCGAGGCGCAGCTCCTTCATGTGCGACCAGGCCCGGCCCACCGCAGGCCCCGGCTCCAGCCCGAGGATCTCCATGATCTCGTTGCCGTCGAGGTCGGGGCGCACCCGCGCGAGATCCTCCTTGGCGGCGAGCTCCGCGATGCGCTCCTCGAGGTGGTCGTAGGAGCGCTGGAGGCGGCGCGCCTTCTTCGGGTTTCGCGTGGTGCAGTCCGCGCGCACCAGCTTGTTCAGCCGCGGCAGCAGCTCGCCGGCGTCGGTGACGTAGCGGCGCACCGCCGAGTCCGTCCACTGGCCCTCGCCGAAGCCGTGGAAGCGCATGTGCAGATACACCAGCTGGCCCACGTCCTCCACGACGTGCTTGGGGTACTTCAGCTTGCGCATCCGCTTGCGCGCCATCTTGGCGCCCACGACCTCGTGGTGGTGGAAGCTCACCCCGCCTCCTTCCTTCACCGCGCGGGTGTCGGGCTTGCCGATGTCGTGCAAGAGCGCCGCCCACCGCAGCTTCAGGTCGGGGCCCTCCTCCTCGAGCTCGGTGGCCTGGCGCAGCACCGTCAGCGAGTGGCGGTAGACGTCCTTGTGCTGCATGTGCTCATCCATCTCCAGGCGCAGGGCCGGTACCTCGGGCAGCACGACCTCGGCGAGGCCCGTCTCCACCAGCAGGTCCATGCCCGCCCAGGGGCGCGCGCCCAGCATGAGCTTGTCCAGTTCCGCCTGGACGCGCTCGGCGGTAATCCGCCCGATCTCGGGCGCCATCGCCTCCATCGCCTCGCGCACGCGGTCGGCCACCGCGAAATCGAGCTGGGAGACGAAACGGGCGGCGCGCAGCATGCGCAGCGGGTCGTCGCGGAAGGACACCTCGGGCGCCTGCGGCGTATCCAGGCGGCGGTGCAGGACGTCGTCGATGCCGCCGACTGGGTCGTGGAAGCGCGGCGCCAGTGTGCCGTCGTCAAGCGAAAGCTCGATGGCCATCGCGTTGCAGGCGAAGTCGCGGCGCACCAGGTCGCCTTCGAGCGAGTCGCCGAAGGTGACCTCCGGGTTGCGGGTCACGCCGTCGTACAGGTCGGAGCGAAACGTCGTGATCTCCACCTGCTGGCCCCGCAGCACCGCCGAGACCGTGCCAAACTCGATGCCGGTGTCCCACACCTTCTCGCCCCACGCCTCGAGCACCTCGCGGATCACCCCGGGCCGGGCGGAGGTGGTGAAGTCGAGGTCGTTGCCGAGGCGGCCCAGCATCGCGTCGCGCACCGGCCCCCCGACGAGGTAGAGAGACTCGCCCTTCTCCGCGAACCGCGCCGCCAGGGGCTCGAGCACGCCTGCGAGCTTCTCGACGGCCCGCTGCGCCCGCGCCAGCAACGCCTCGCGCGCAAACGGGTCAGCCGGATCGGGCAGGTCAAACACGGGTGCGTAGTTATCTCGGTTGTCTGGCGTTGTCACCCCCACCACCTTACCCGGCCAAAACGCCCCTCCCGACAGCCCTGTTAAATACCACAAAAGCACGTGGGGGGATACGATGTAGCGAATGAGTGAGACAACGAGGCCCAGCTCGGGCGACTCCGGCAGCCCGAAGGGCGAGGGTCCCCGCAGGCGCGGACGGCGCCGCCGCGGGTCTCGTCCTGCCGGAAAAGCCCAATCCGGAAAGGCACAGTCCGGAAAGGCACAGTCTGGGAAGGCACAGTCTGGGAAGGCACAGTCCGGAAGGTCACAGGCCGGGAAAAACGCCAGGAAAGGGAAGAGGAAAAGGAGCGACTCGCCCCGCGGGCGCTCCCCGCGCTCCGTGCAGCGTCGGCCCCAGCGCGCGGACTCCGCGATGGAAACGCGCGACGAGACGTCGGCAGGCGGGCTCGTTGTCTCCGGCATGGCCGAAGCGGTCGGGCCCGGCGGGAAGGTCGACCTCTCGCGCATCTACGTCGCGCTGATCGGCCGGCTGGACAAGCGCGGGCGCCTGCTGTGGTCCATGCCGAAGGGCCACGTCGAGGCGGGGGAGCACCAGTGGACCACCGCCGAGCGGGAGGTATGGGAGGAAACCGGGATCTCCGGGGAGGCCTTCGAAACCCTCGGCGTGATCGACTACTGGTTCGTCTCCGAGGGGGTGCGCATCCACAAGACGGTGCACCACAACCTGCTGCGCTACGTCGACGGGGTGCTCAACGACGAAGACCCGGAGGTCACCGAGGTGGCCTGGGTGCCGATGAGCGGGCTCATCGAGCACCTCGCGTACGCCGACGAGCGCAAGCTCGCCCGCATCGCGCACGACCGCATGCCCGCGCTGGCCAGAAAGGAAGCCAAAGCCGGAAGGGCGACCCCCCGATGAGGCGCGCGCCCCGGGTGTGCGCCGCCGCCCTGGCAGGCGCCCTCACCTTTGCCCTCGTCCCCGCCGCCGGGGGCATCGCCATCCCCACCAACCCGGACAACCCCGCGGTGGCGGAGCTGTGGGTCAACCCCAACATCCGGCCGGGGGAGGGCGAGCGCGCCACCGTCGAACTCGTCGCCGGGCCCGAATCCATCGCCGCCCACGACCCAGTGAACGTCACGCTG
This is a stretch of genomic DNA from Corynebacterium auris. It encodes these proteins:
- the trpB gene encoding tryptophan synthase subunit beta, with product MTDNAHGGRTILPAYYGEFGGQYVPESLLPALDQLERAFVEAWEDPAFMAEYRGLLRDYLGRPTPLTECRNLPRGDSPARIFLKREDLVHGGAHKTNQVIGQALLAKQMGKKRIIAETGAGQHGTATALACALLGLECVIYMGIKDMARQEPNVFRMRLMGAEVVGVDSGSGTLKDAVNEALRDWTATFHESHYLLGTAAGPHPFPVIVKEFHRVISTEARAQLLERTGTLPDAVVACVGGGSNAIGMFADFIDDEGVELIGTEPGGEGVGVGRHGAAIAAGTVGILHGTRSYLMRDADGQVEESYSISAGLDYPAVGPEHAHLASTGRAQYVPVTDEDALRAFQLLSTYEGIIPALESSHALAYALARAERATEPETILVSLSGRGDKDVEHVRATLDEHPDWIIDTATARERKD
- the trpCF gene encoding bifunctional indole-3-glycerol-phosphate synthase TrpC/phosphoribosylanthranilate isomerase TrpF; translated protein: MTVPNMPTVLEGIVQARYRHLDEIKRRIAHVDPATLPRSERSLYGNLARPGAQYIMECKAASPSLGVIRAHYEPGEIAATYSRYAAGISVLCEPERFGGDYDHLATVAATTHLPVLCKDFIVDPVQVHAARYFGADAILLMLSVLDDATYGELAGEAKRLGMDVLTEVIDEEEARRAERLGARIVGINHRNLHDLSIDLERSARLAPLVAEGTLVVSESGIRDAETVRRLGGHSDGFLVGSQLTGQPDVDLAARSLVYGANKVCGLTTWSAAQAARAAGAVYGGLVFEESSPRNVSRETSADIVAHEPNLRYVAVSRRTTGWDELVQDGVVAAQVHAPYQGSIEAEVDLVRRVRAEVGEGTEVWRAVSMTEPEGAQVATALLGDVDKLVLDAHDGGSGEAFDWAEVPEEVKDSALLAGGIGPANAETALRVGCAGLDLNSGVEYPGQPGRKDAAAIRAAFQTIRNFHY
- the trpA gene encoding tryptophan synthase subunit alpha, with translation MSRYKETFAALKDKGEGAFVPFLMLGDPNPDDALEVVRAVVEAGADALELGVPFSDPVADGPSIQKAHIRALESGCTVDAALEQVRAIRAEFPDLPIGMLIYANVAYVRGLDSFYREFAEAGADSILLPDVPVREGGPFSAAAGKHGIDPIYIAPAKASAATLEGVAARSRGYIYAISRDGVTGTERASSVEGLREVVDNVARYGGAPVLLGFGISRPEHVRAAIQAGAAGAITGSAIASIIERHTSEGADMEALKEALRTFVSEMKNATR
- a CDS encoding branched-chain amino acid transporter permease, with translation MGLPDGVSLAAVAAVLIPVGLVTLALRALPFPFLRLFKGSPLTEFLGAYMPVGVMTVLVVYTLLDAQVLPGGIAAALIAVAFTLAVHAWRRSAALSVFTGTLFYMALVNLVF
- a CDS encoding YqgE/AlgH family protein, which encodes MPEFFYADRLFNALERSEPEAGSLLVAAPGMGSDEFARTVVLVLGHSAAGTLGVVLNRRTDVAVQNVLPEWEALVAAPRALYLGGPVRPQAGVAVGVTKNGVAIEEYSQFTRLANRLVHLDLHAHPLEVGDALEGVRIFVGTAQWEPGQLDGEIERGDWFVAPALPSDVVAPAAADLWGDVMRRQAMPLPLFSTFPADIQDS
- a CDS encoding Rieske (2Fe-2S) protein translates to MTCSRRLFLIGTASTFAGAFLAACGRDPSEEVAKTEVPVGSAVILDRVIIAQPNEGEFIAYSASCPHQFQKITQVQGDTVRCTAHGSIFSIADGEVLGGPAMRGMREISLREEGERLVATDTEA
- a CDS encoding CCA tRNA nucleotidyltransferase, which translates into the protein MFDLPDPADPFAREALLARAQRAVEKLAGVLEPLAARFAEKGESLYLVGGPVRDAMLGRLGNDLDFTTSARPGVIREVLEAWGEKVWDTGIEFGTVSAVLRGQQVEITTFRSDLYDGVTRNPEVTFGDSLEGDLVRRDFACNAMAIELSLDDGTLAPRFHDPVGGIDDVLHRRLDTPQAPEVSFRDDPLRMLRAARFVSQLDFAVADRVREAMEAMAPEIGRITAERVQAELDKLMLGARPWAGMDLLVETGLAEVVLPEVPALRLEMDEHMQHKDVYRHSLTVLRQATELEEEGPDLKLRWAALLHDIGKPDTRAVKEGGGVSFHHHEVVGAKMARKRMRKLKYPKHVVEDVGQLVYLHMRFHGFGEGQWTDSAVRRYVTDAGELLPRLNKLVRADCTTRNPKKARRLQRSYDHLEERIAELAAKEDLARVRPDLDGNEIMEILGLEPGPAVGRAWSHMKELRLERGELDHEEAVAELKKWWEAENA
- a CDS encoding NUDIX hydrolase encodes the protein MSETTRPSSGDSGSPKGEGPRRRGRRRRGSRPAGKAQSGKAQSGKAQSGKAQSGKAQSGRSQAGKNARKGKRKRSDSPRGRSPRSVQRRPQRADSAMETRDETSAGGLVVSGMAEAVGPGGKVDLSRIYVALIGRLDKRGRLLWSMPKGHVEAGEHQWTTAEREVWEETGISGEAFETLGVIDYWFVSEGVRIHKTVHHNLLRYVDGVLNDEDPEVTEVAWVPMSGLIEHLAYADERKLARIAHDRMPALARKEAKAGRATPR
- a CDS encoding AzlC family ABC transporter permease; the encoded protein is MNTSAGASRGGEIRAGVRDAWPVAFGLIPLGLALGLLITQSGFAWWWAPIFSIVIYAGSMEFLALNMILSGVGPLSALVTGFMVNFRHIFYGLTYPRHLISSPLGKAYSTYALIDEAYAIASVRPVRSGTWLLTTQIMCQAIWVASSTLGAVSGRALPEDLEGLGFALTALFVVLAYEAFVSSRDISAVLIAGGIGALCALLTPANVLMVALSAYFVLLLVRFWVPRVDNALRWEVR
- a CDS encoding bile acid:sodium symporter family protein, which produces MPVPSFLKDLLVQGILVAIVLAVLLPARGTFAEVFDIATKVAIALLFFLYGARLSTREALRGLTHWKLHLVILGFTFLVYPLIGLALRPTTAFISDQLYQGILYAMLVPSTVQSSVALTGIARGNVSGAVVAASLSSMVGVLVTPLLVMLLMGAGEGIHVDATVFLNIGLQLLLPFVLGQVAHNLVPRAGEIAGARATKIVDRGSIWMVVYAAFSQGVVSGVWGEVQVWEIVLLVVLAFLLVYVMLGLTKVTANALSFSYRDRVAIQMCGTQKSLAAGLPMASVIFGGASLGILIVPLMIYHLVQLIVCSAKAARYARQE